GTAGTAGCCTATGTTTAATTAGATTTGTAATTATGCTTATATTTAGTCTGAATggaaactgttcttttaaaaatgatcACAAATTATCACCATAGTTCAAAATTTGTTATAAGTTTCTTTCATTTAGTTCAATTTGCCAAGCTGTTAAAATGATAAACACCTAAAAATCctatctttttcatcttttacacTAGTTAATATTTTCATCCAATGGAATCTGTTTTCTTGAGGGTAAGTactctttaataaatattttaatatttgtgttttatttttgtttgtgtgataaGATTGCATTTGTCAGTGATTGTCTAACAATACTAATGGAATAATTACTGATTAAGTTTTTCAAAGACTAAAGTGTTAACCACCAAACTGTGTTAAAATCATGATCATGTTTGGCTCATGTGGGTGagcttaaaaatgttttaattcagcaCCCAGTATGATGCCTTTCTGGACCTTTCTGGTTTGCTTCTGGACTATTACTGAACGCCGAGCAGAGAACTGGGGAGACTGACAGCAGTGAATATAGGTGTGATTACAAGGAATAAATagatttgattttataaaataaaagtaaatgaacaCTGATTAAACTTCATTTTTTCAAGGATGGGTTGTGCTTGTAGTGACCAGAAACATCGCAAAGAATCTAAAGGGCATGAACATTCTAATTCATCAAACTCTAACAAATTTCATGTAAGTATTGctgatttcagtgtttttaatgacCAGCTGAATTCTATCgagaaaatagtttttattttatttgactttgttTCACTTTTACTGAGCTTCACAGTGACATACAAGACCATTTTCAGTTTagctgtattgtattttttaaatattactacagtTTATATTACTGCAAATTTATACATTTCTATTACATATTAGTGTTTTATAGATCattaatgaatatgaaaatgaaatcttttatttacagTTGTCAAGAGATCACAGGAAGCAGAGCAACAATCTAGGTAATACATTTTCGTTTTTGGCATGTCAGTTATGAATTCAGAAAAgcgtttttctttcaaaaatcattttgaatacattatattaataatgttgcTTTGTGCAGATCTTGTGTTCAtgttaaaaatgagaaaaaagggCCAGAAACTGTCATGGCATGTTATCGTTCACATGTTATGCACCAGAAGGcaattaatcaaatatttgaatgacatattttaactttcttttcagaTGAAGACATTGTCATTGCTCAATATGACTTCCAGCCTGCTAGTGATAGTGATCTACAGTTCAAAAAAGGCGACAGACTCAAAATTATTAAAGAGTGAGTAAACAAAACCGATACTTTTTTGGTAGTACgagtataaaattaaaatacagcaaAGACTTCCAGCATTTTATATCGAAAGAGGATCTCTTGTTTACAATGAATCAAAATTGGTAAGAACTTTTGTTAACTTCATAAAGTGTGAATAACACAGTTGGCACAGTTTTGGGCTAATAAACTTCTAGTTAAGATATCAACCTGTTTGCCGTTTTGCTTATGTTATTCCAGGTGAATCATCTTTATATCATGTACTGTTTAAATTTGCTATATGTGAATGTCAACTAAAATAACCACAGactaataacacattaaaaaagattGAAGAGCCAAATGATTACAGCGACTAACTTGTCCCATGTTTTTCTCAGGACTGGTGAATGGTGGTTGGCGAAGTCCTTGGTCACTGGTTATGAGGGATTTATTCCGTCTACATATGTGGCAAGAGCACACACAATGGAGGTGGAGAGGTACAGTAGTAACACATATTAccaatatatatagatatattttagcAATAGCACATGGGCAAGAGTGTTGTTCAttgttctgaatatcagcatTGCCGTATTTTGGCCCAAGGCAGCGAATGAATATTATGCTTAATAGCATCAATACTCTTGCAGTATCACTCGGACCTAACTGATATATAATTTGTTAAAGAATGATATTATAAAGGCTCTGTTTTCTGTTCCAGATGGTTTTTCAAGGACATGAGTCGCAGAGACACAGAGCGTCTTCTGCTGGCACCAGGAAACAAACCTGGCGCATTTCTTGTGAGAGAAAGTGAAACAACCAAAGGTCAGATGTCAGTAAAATTAATTCCCTTTGTTTTCATGTGATCACTAAATGGCTGCTCAAGCAGTTCACGTCTTGAGGCCCAAAAGCACAAAAGTGCACAACATTTCAAATAGTTCCATTGCTACAGTACTGTGTATCACTACATAATCTAGCCACAGCAAGAATCGTATACAGTATAGCATTAGTTCAGTTTCTAccataaagagaaagaaatactAAAGAAACAACTTCAAGTAGTCAGTATATTACACCATCACAATATTTTCAGTTCttgggttctttttttttattttttatctcagaCCAGCCAAGCTAAACTGATATTTAAAGAAGCACTGGGTCCACAGCCTCAAAACGTTGttacttttatttgattttgataaaATCTTTCGCTGATAAAGTGTGCATATCGGAATTATTTCAAAGTTTACAGAATCTCATCTGCTGCTCTTTTTCAAGTTCACATCATGCAGAGAGCTGAAAGAGCAAATAAATGTCAACCTGTGTACTGAGATCTGTGCTTTGCTTTGAGTGGAGATATTAAtagcctttttattttatttatctacttGTAGAGTGATGGAAAATGCAGAAACTAGACTTCACTGGAAATTTCTCAGTAACTGAGGTTTCTGAGTGTATAAGTTGACCAAATGCATAAAGCATTAAATCTTAGATATTTGTTCtggaaaatgagacaaaacactttgtgtttaaattttactgttaaatcactaaatacattaaaaatatctgtttattGTTTAGCAAAGACATTAATATCTAAGGTTCTATAAGCAATGTCACCCATTTCTTCAAAGACAAGCAAACCTGATGTGAGAAATCCTGAACATACAAAATGATTCAGAGATTCTAAGAGTTGTCTTAAAGGCATTAAATGCTTCCCTGATTACTTTTATCTTTTTACAGAGCCTAGGGTGACAAGTATTGGTTCTCATGTTGTTAGGACACATATTTCAGTGATACCTGTCAGATGACATTTAATGTGCGCtatttcaaaaacttttacaGAACTGGGCTGGCTGTGATTCTGTTCTTCACAAAAATTAGAAGAGAATACTAATCAGCCATGTTATTGAACAGCTGTTTCATATCCTCTGCAGGTGCTTTCTCTCTGTCTATAAGAGACTTCAGCCCAGAGCATGGTGATGTAGTCAAACATTATAAGATCCGAAGCCTTGATAACGGTGGTTACTACATCTCTCCCTCCACAACCTTTTCTTCTCTTCAAGAACTAGTAAAGTATTACTCTAGTAAGTACTCAGAGCTAAGACTGTTGCTGTATCAAGGACCTTTTCTGTTTCTTCCACTGTATACTTTCTGTGGTCGTAGCTGTGAGAACATGACAAACAGTTGCTTTAACCACCAGATAAATAGGTCAGCTTCAGTCTTCGTATTCTGCACTCTTGCCTCATTTTGGTTTGTTGTGTCTTTTTATAGAACTGTTTACAAGTAGCAAAAACCTTTTCCTACGTTTTGGTTTGGGCACATCTTGTGCTTTGCTCCAGACAGAATCAAAACCAGTAAACATGGTTTCATTTCAGACATATTGGTAGATGCTAGTCTTGTTTAATTAGAAATTGCCCCTAAAGTTTTCCCAAACTCTTTTATTGTACATAAAGGGACAGCGGATGGTTTATGCCAAAGGCTAGGAAATCCGTGTAAAACTGCTGCCCCTCAGAGACCCTGGGCTCAAGATGAGTGGGAGATTCCCAGAGAGACTCTGAAAATGGTGAAAAAACTGGGTGCCGGCCAGTTTGGAGAAGTGTGGATGGGTAAGAAGCCGAAGAAAGTTCAATTGCGCAATGTTCCCTTTGTGCAACAAATCTTTATTCTTCCTTTTCTGGCACAATGGTTGGTCAACACATATTTTTGCTCTGAACAACATGAGTTAAGTTTATTAGAGagtgttcttaattttttttgtttaatatgtagTCAGATTCATTATCTAGATTTAAAAGCTACAAAACCTACAGCAGGAGTCAATtttataaacactaataaaatttaattaaattttcatttttgaggtcTGAATACTATAGTGATACTATAAAATCTTTCgatttgatttcttttcattgtAGCAGTGTTGCCTTGGTGTATCATGcataaaagtatttttcaaaattgaattaaaacattttaatcagaCACTAAATTTAATCagagatttaattatttatgaaaatgaggtaacactttagtatagtgaACAGTTGTTGATTATTAGCATGCAtactattaacatattggctgtttattagtacttataaagcacatattctgcatgaccatattctacgtCCTTattcctacccaatacctaaacttaacaactactttatactaactattaataagcagcaaattaggagattattgaggcaaaagtcgtagttaattgTTTGGTAATTGCGAGAAtgggaccttaaaataaagtttgaccgAAAATCAATATGTCTTTGTATTCATCTCACTTCAGAGAAAATTTCTTATTATACTGGCCCTGAAGTTGTTTGTTCAAGGGCATGTGtcagtgttttgtgtggttttgtgtgataTTGTCACATTTTAGCCACATGAATGATAATTTAACTGAAAGTCAAAGAGGTTTTGACTTTGGCCACCAGGGTCAAAATTAATCGGAAGTTGCAAAAACCTCTGATCCATATTCCCCTACTGTACAGTATGCGCTCTTGCAGATCTTCGCaacttgttcttttaaaattcttttaacaCACAGTACTTGAGAAGCAGAATGGCataataattgttttcatgtttttatttgttgttttttttatacagtattttatttttatccatttgatgtaaaaattttgttaatgattttatttgttttatataactatatttaataaGGTATATGTTTAAAGCAAGAACAGACAGTAAATATATCCcgttttaaaattttctttacaAGTTTATTTGATGAACCTGCATGTTCCTGTGGCTCTTGTTTGTAGGGTACTACAAAAACTCCCAGAAAGTTGCGATCAAGACTTTGAAGGAAGGCACCATGGAGCCAGAGGCATTCCTACAGGAGGCTAATCTGATGAAGCAGCTCCAGCACGAGAGACTGGTCAAATTGTACGCTGTTGTCACCAAAGAACCCATATATATTGTCACAGAATACATGGCTAATGGTTGGTATTAACATAACATTATTAGAGTCCTAAACCATTTTATGACATAACTGTCCAAACTATACAATTGTTCTTTTCCTATTCAAGGAAGCTTGTTAGACTTTCTGAAGACGGATGATGGCCATAAATTAAAACTTCCCAAGCTAATCGATATGGCTGCTCAAGTAAGAATAATTCAATTTATTATGATTTCACTCGATTGTCTTCTTAGTAGCAATTAATTATTTCTCTGACACTGCAGATTTGAATCTTTATGTAACATGATACATTTAAATGCACTGCATGGAAACCTGCACATTAATTAAAGTTAATTCATCCACCCCCTGTACATCAGTTTCAACTTCTGTAACtatttttagaattgttttgCAGATACTGTCAGGGATATGTAGAGGAAATGGTCTTTGGTCTTGTAAGCTCGTGGTCTGAACATTTTTAGATATGAATTCTACTAGCAACCACCACAAATTTAGGTTAATACTTTCCGGCAGGATATTACGTACATTTTTCCATCGACCTGAAGCCCCTAACATGGGTAACTGTGATCTTGCTCTCTGTGAAACTTCCTGTTAGAGCCCACTATGTTGCTGCTAACTTGTTTTcagttcataataaaaaaaaaatcataaatcattttgtatatttatttggttGTTGTATGCCATATCAGCTTATATGACAAGAACAgggtagaaaaaaaaactgttatgtttCTGCCCTGTTCTTGCCGTGAAACGATATCCTTtgatgctgaatatttttttggagcgattttaaataatatcagtGACAAccaaaatgtaaagttaaattTTTTGAACAAAGTATTTgagaaactgcattttaaaaatgaccaaGTATTCCAcatatagcctatattatattcAGTTTAATTTCTCTCTATGTAACAGATTGCAGAGGGAATGGCATTCATAGAAAGGAAAAACTACATTCACAGAGACCTGCGTGCCGCTAATATTCTAGTCTCTGAGACCCTGCACTGTAAAATAGCAGACTTTGGCCTTGCCAGAATCATAGAATCTGAATACACTGCACAAGAAGGTGAGTACACTAATATATTCCCACAGTGCATTGTTTTTTTCCGCTGCCACAGATTCATTGGCACCAGTCAGTGCTGACATTTGATTTCTAATGTGATGATCTGACACATCTGACCTTTAAAGCTGGGTATGAGCTACTGAtgttcaaaaacagctttttttttccgTGATGAAATTTGTGTTGTCTGTTTTTACCACATAAAGGCAGATTTTTCGTTACTTTAGgctttatttatagtatttttggaTCTTTAATAAACTtttgcaaaatacaaattttcCATGCTTGCACACCACCCTTACAAAACCCCCATTTATCGCCTGTCATCGCATCACATCAATCAGGCGCAAAGTTCCCTATAAAATGGACGGCCCCTGAGGCCATCAACTTTGGTACTTTCACCATCAAGTCAGACGTGTGGTCCTTTGGAATTCTTTTGACAGAGATTGTCACGTACGGCAGAGTACCATATCCAGGTAATAGGCTTTTCTCTCTTGGGTTTCGTTTTCCATTCAGAACAGTGTAGGATAGATGGGTAGATCATTAAAAACCTGGCTGGGCTTTCCTCACAATTTCAGGCATGACGAATCCAGAGGTGATCCGAAACCTTGACAGGGATTACAGGATGCCGTGTCCAGATGGATGTCCAGAGGAGCTTTATGACATTATGCTGAAGTGCTGGAAGGATAGGCCAGAGAACAGGCCCACCTTTGACCACATACAGGACATACTCAATGACTTTTTCATTGCTACTGAGGGCCAGTACGAGATGCACCCATAACCTCAATGCAGAACTAATAGATGAACTGAAAAGGGGATGCACAAAAACATATGGAATGATAGGATGGACTAAACTCCGGACCAAAATATGGATTATGGGGAATATACTAAAGCAACAATAATGCATCcttgtatatctgtatattttttttttttacatttacaattactgTATGCCAGTTTTGTCAAAgtttttttcttagatttttttttttatatcttgtgGGATTTTGGGGggatttcataattatttaaaggtgAGTGTGCACCTTTCTTCTATCACAGCTGTAAGTATGAAGACAACTGTAAGTATGACGTTTGTTTAATTCCCCTGAAAGACTGTGGCTTTGTGCTGCTGTCAgaacattgttctgtttgtttgagcatttGACCAGCCCAGCACAACATCGTTGGCCTAACCAATGGTATGAGATTGGGCCAGAGCTATCAGTTTATCCAACCAATTGGAAGACTGGGGGAGTGTTTTATCAGTCATTATTTATGcagttaaattttattattttattcacagaaattacacacttcaactATCTGATAAAGCTTTTGGAAAATTCAGAGTTATGACAGATTGGTTTTTAACAGCGAGTAAACAAGATCCTCTTATATCTTAGTCGGAAATTTCAATAAAACCATTCAcagatattaaacattatttctgcaCATTACCTATGACTCATTTGAACTCTGAAATGATTTGAATGTGTGTTAAATTAACTGACTACATGATCAGTGAAGTTTCATGCAGGAAACCATAAAATGAACAAGCATTACAGGACTTCGGACTTACAGGACTTCCTCCTGAGATAACAGACTGTGAATGTTCCGTTCATCAAGAGTAGATTAAAGAGTTAGATACCACAGTGAAGGAGTTTGTGATTATGCActactatttaaatgtttgtggttggtaagatttttttaatgtttaaaaaaaaaaacaacaacaacaacaacaacaacaacaacaacaacaaaacgatTATAttctcgccaaggctgcatttattttttaaataactatttcagtatattttaaaatgaaatttattcagattatatagtttatattaaaggggatgtacaaaaacatataaaacgaGAGGATGGACaaacattcccattaagttaaaattaagttttaaatgtttaaatagcaAAGGTACCTTAAAACatcaagggattttttttttttatcattattgggaccattattttttacttaattttacagtaaatgttctgaaacaagtagctAAACTTAAAAGtccaaaacttttcaaaaaaaaaaaaaaatttacaagaaTGAAACATGATTCATGTTTTTCTAcgaatgttttgagaacattattaaagaccagataattCTGAGCAAACATTCTGTTAATGCAACATTTGAGAGAACCTTGCAAGAACAttgccaaagttctgagaacatttcctctttttttcacgTCACATGATCCTTGGGAAACCATTCTAAGATGCTGCTCAAGttgcatttcttattatcaaaatTATCAGCTTAAaacttttgtggaaaacatgatatatattttttttcagaattctttgatgaatagatataaattcaaaagaacaacatttatttaaaaaatatttttttggtaacatcaaaaatgtatttactgttacttttgaacaaatttaatgcatccttgctgaatttaaaaaaaaagtaatccttagggcaaaaaaaaaaaagtaatttaatttttgcactttttacaTGTCTTTTGAAATGTTTGCTTATAGTATGTGTAATtttaagatgatattttaaatagCACCCTCttaatttaaaatgctttgagGCACGTCTCTCCAATTTCTCAGTGTAAAGTTCTGGTTCTGGTGGCTCAGATGAATATCACCAGCCTTCATACAGATCCACTCCCCCCTGGGCCTTTATATGTTTGTAGATAACTGAGTAAGAACGCAACCAACACCCAAGAG
The sequence above is drawn from the Cyprinus carpio isolate SPL01 chromosome B20, ASM1834038v1, whole genome shotgun sequence genome and encodes:
- the blk gene encoding tyrosine-protein kinase Blk; this translates as MGCACSDQKHRKESKGHEHSNSSNSNKFHLSRDHRKQSNNLDEDIVIAQYDFQPASDSDLQFKKGDRLKIIKETGEWWLAKSLVTGYEGFIPSTYVARAHTMEVERWFFKDMSRRDTERLLLAPGNKPGAFLVRESETTKGAFSLSIRDFSPEHGDVVKHYKIRSLDNGGYYISPSTTFSSLQELVKYYSRTADGLCQRLGNPCKTAAPQRPWAQDEWEIPRETLKMVKKLGAGQFGEVWMGYYKNSQKVAIKTLKEGTMEPEAFLQEANLMKQLQHERLVKLYAVVTKEPIYIVTEYMANGSLLDFLKTDDGHKLKLPKLIDMAAQIAEGMAFIERKNYIHRDLRAANILVSETLHCKIADFGLARIIESEYTAQEGAKFPIKWTAPEAINFGTFTIKSDVWSFGILLTEIVTYGRVPYPGMTNPEVIRNLDRDYRMPCPDGCPEELYDIMLKCWKDRPENRPTFDHIQDILNDFFIATEGQYEMHP